Proteins encoded in a region of the Drosophila gunungcola strain Sukarami chromosome 3L unlocalized genomic scaffold, Dgunungcola_SK_2 000005F, whole genome shotgun sequence genome:
- the LOC128259514 gene encoding disco-interacting protein 2 isoform X4 has protein sequence MEHPSSLPGYVREKLAELDLELSEGDITQKGYEKKRAKLLQPFLKKHEVDKVKSTPPPPYYNVKDANNSSSHGNVSSDGVIVSSEGYSYVTEVPSLSSSQQRHSKKIEFQVGKSSALQGGHVGAPGYENMRPQGGAVGDPGYQNTREPSGFQSQQSTNSSQHRQRRTQRKVTHNEKRYHSVRQEAVQQALAALKGRPKPSLPMPSKRTSVLNRSPGCNDELDSSTDDESIPEENISPDKEYNYPRDHISNSILPPEPIIKPPIRESSIGSQPHSRLDVKQNQMPNPKYTSSNSAPDRRPPQNLPPLPTSDTSSTDSPPIAYKRENDLSDKAFKQKQFNAPDITQFNNAHRAADRVTRYVNVSQNELNEADANGKWKVSAKIQQLLNTLKRPKRRPLPEFYEDNDIELEIAANTKDPNAPKPEGSTMTPVQGEQLSIPAGLPRTLECALQRYGTNSFKSPMATVLDPNGKITTTLTYGKLLSRAQKVAYALSTKIFSKGPEQVTLKAGDRVALVYPNNDPLSFITAWYGCMFRGLVPLPIELPLSSSDTPPQQVGFLLSSCGITVALTSEACLKGLPKSTTTGEIAKLKGWPRLQWFVTEHLPKPPKEFNVGNLRVDDSAAAYIEYTTDKEGSVMGVTVTRAAMINHCRALTMACHYTEGETIVCVLDFKREVGLWHSVLTSVLNGMHVIFIPYALMKLRPSSWMQLITKHRASCCLVKSRDLHWGLLATKDHKDISLSSLRMLLVADGANPWSLSSCDQFLSVFQAKGLRSDAICPCASSSEVFTVSLRRPGRGSCGFSPSATGRGVLSMAALSHGVVRVDSEDSLTSLTLQDCGQVMPAAQMVVVRSEGVPVLCKTDQVGEICVTSGSTSASYFGLDGMTNSTFKVQPLLEEFEQLKDGNGTVNVISKQIGEEFYVRSGLLGFLGPGGLVFVCGSRDGLMTVTGRKHNADDIIATVLAVEPMRFIYRGRIAVFSIKVLRDERVCVIAEQRPDCSEEESFQWMSRVLQAVDSIHQVGIYCLALVPPNHLPKTPLGGIHLCEARRRFLEGSLHPANVLMCPHTCVTNLPKPRELHQDTGVGPASVMVGNLVQGNRLAEAHGRDVGLAEDCERKPQLITGVLRWRANTSPDHIIFTLLNSKGAIAKTLTCSELHKRAEKIAALLQERGRIEAGDHVALIFPPGLDLLCAFYGCLYLGAIPITIRPPHPQNLNTTLPTVRMIVDVSKSGIVLSIQPIIKLLKSREAATSIDPKTWPPILDIDDNPKRKYAGIATVTFDSSAYLDFSVSTCGRLSGVNITHRSLSSLCASLKLACELYPSRHVALCLDPYCGLGFVMWTLIGVYSGHHSILIAPYEVEANPSLWLSTLSQHRVRDTFCSYGVIELCTKALSNSIPSLKQRNIDLRCVRTCVVVAEERPRVQLTQQFCKLFQALGLNTRCVSTSFGCRVNPAICVQGASSAESAQVYVDMRALRNNRVALVERGAPNSLCVIESGKLLPGVKVIIANPDTKGHCGDSHLGEIWVQAPHNANGYFTIYGDETDYNDHFNAKLVTGATSELYARTGYLGFLRRTECSQAASLLDETTPSVASRDSDTESLNSISQLQLNFSSASLGGNTEHSLISGAGNSNDQELHDAVYVVGAVDEVISLRGMNYHPIDIENSVMRCHKKIAECAVFTWTNLLVVVVELDGNESEALDLVPLVTNTVLEDHQLIVGVVVVVDPGVVPINSRGEKQRMHLRDGFLADQLDPIYVAYNM, from the exons ATGGAGCACCCTTCCTCGTTGCCTGGTTATGTCCGCGAAAAGCTCGCTGAACTGGACTTGGAACTCTCTGAAG GTGACATTACTCAGAAGGGctacgaaaaaaaaagggcaaaGTTGTTGCAGCCATTCCTGAAAAAGCATGAAG TCGACAAGGTGAAGAGTACACCGCCACCGCCATACTACAATGTCAAAGAtgccaacaacagcagcagccacgGTAACGTCAGTAGTGACGGCGTCATAGTGTCCAGCGAAGGCTACAGCTATGTCACCGAAGTGCCCTCATTGTCCTCCTCGCAGCAAAGACATTCCAAAAAGATCGAATTCCAAGTTGGAAAGTCGTCGGCGCTGCAAGGTGGACATGTTGGGGCTCCCGGCTACGAAAATATGCGACCACAGGGTGGAGCAGTCGGCGATCCCGGATATCAGAATACTCGCGAGCCTAGTGGCTTTCAGAGTCAGCAGTCTACAAATAGTAGTCAGCATCGTCAACGACGCACACAGCGCAAAGTAACGCACAATGAGAAACGCTATCATTCTG TACGACAAGAGGCTGTGCAGCAGGCCCTAGCAGCTCTTAAAGGTCGACCAAAGCCCAGCCTTCCGATGCCGTCGAAGCGCACATCTGTCCTGAACCGAAGCCCTGGATGCAATGATGAGCTGGACTCATCGACAGATGACGAATCCATTCCCGAGGAGAACATTTCCCCCGACAAGGAGTACAACTACCCGCGGGATCATATAAGCAACAGCATTCTGCCACCCGAACCAATAATAAAACCTCCAATTCGTGAATCATCGATAGGCTCACAGCCGCATTCGAGACTGGACGTAAAACAGAACCAAATGCCAAATCCGAAGTATACTTCATCGAATAGCGCTCCAGATAGGCGACCACCACAAAATTTGCCTCCCCTT CCAACATCAGACACTTCAAGCACGGACTCGCCGCCCATTGCATACAAGAGAGAGAATGACCTTTCTGACAAAGCGTTCAAGCAAAAGCAGT TCAACGCTCCTGACATCACACAATTTAATAATGCTCATCGTGCTGCGGACAGAGTTACACGATATGTTAACGTATCTCAGAATGAATTAAACGAGGCAGATGCCAATGGCAAGTGGAAAGTGTCTGCCAAAATACAGCAACTGCTAAACACTCTTAAAAGACCAAAGCGCCGACCATTGCCAGAGTTCTATGAAGACAATGACATTGAGCTAGAGATTGCTGCCAACACAAAGGATCCCAATGCACCGAAACCGGAGGGCAGCACCATGACTCCCGTGCAGGGTGAGCAACTGTCGATACCAGCAGGACTTCCACGGACGCTGGAGTGCGCACTCCAACGATATGGCActaattcttttaaaagtCCCATGGCTACGGTCCTTGATCCCAATGGAAAAATAACAACTACCTTAACGTATGGGAAACTACTGTCGCGCGCACAAAAGGTTGCGTATGCTTTGtccacaaaaatatttagcaaGGGTCCTGAACAAGTAACCCTTAAGGCCGGTGATCGTGTTGCCTTGGTTTATCCCAATAACGACCCATTAAG TTTTATTACAGCCTGGTATGGTTGTATGTTTCGGGGCTTAGTGCCTCTTCCAATAGAGTTGCCGCTTTCAAGCTCGGATACACCTCCGCAGCAAGTGGGATTTTTGTTAAGTTCTTGTGGCATAACTGTGGCACTAACCTCAGAGGCCTGCTTAAAAGGTCTTCCAAAATCAACCACTACGGGGGAAATAGCTAAGTTAAAGGGATGGCCACGTTTGCAGTGGTTTGTAACTGAGCATTTGCCCAAACCGCCAAAGGAATTTAATGTGGGCAACTTACGGGTCGATGATTCCGCCGCAGCTTACATAGAATACACGACTGATAAGGAAGGCAGTGTTATGG GTGTCACCGTAACCCGCGCTGCAATGATCAATCATTGCCGTGCTCTGACTATGGCCTGCCATTACACCGAGGGCGAAACAATTGTTTGTGTCTTGGATTTCAAGCGTGAAGTTGGATTATGGCATTCAGTTTTAACTTCAGTTCTAAATGGTATGCATGTCATTTTCATACCCTATGCTCTGATGAAGCTGCGACCATCCAGCTGGATGcaattaataacaaaacacCGGGCTTCTTGCTGCTTGGTGAAGAGTCGTGATCTACACTGGGGCCTATTAGCTACTAAAGATCATAAAGATATCTCGCTCTCTTCCCTTCGTATGTTGCTAGTAGCCGATGGCGCCAACCCCTGGTCACTTTCTTCGTGTGACCAGTTTTTGAGCGTTTTTCAAGCAAAAGGTTTACGCTCAGATGCGATTTGCCCGTGTGCTAGCAGTTCCGAAGTATTTACTGTTTCCCTTCGCCGTCCTGGACGAGGATCCTGTGGATTTAGTCCATCAGCTACAGGACGTGGTGTACTTTCCATGGCAGCACTTTCACACGGAGTGGTGAGGGTGGATAGCGAGGACTCATTAACTTCACTGACTTTGCAGGACTGTGGACAAGTCATGCCAGCAGCACAAATGGTAGTCGTAAGATCGGAAGGAGTCCCAGTGCTATGCAAAACCGATCAAGTTGGAGAAATTTGCGTTACTAGTGGTTCCACGAGCGCTAGCTACTTCGGTCTCGATGGAATGACAAATTCTACTTTTAAAGTTCAACCTCTATTGGAAGAATTCGAACAACTAAAAGATGGAAATGGCACGGTAAATGTAATTTCCAAACAAATTGGCGAAGAGTTTTACGTAAGATCGGGTCTTCTGGGCTTTCTTGGTCCTGGGGGCCTGGTATTCGTCTGCGGATCCCGCGATGGTCTTATGACGGTAACTGGTCGAAAACACAATGCAGATGACATAATTGCCACAGTATTAGCAGTGGAACCAATGCGTTTTATTTACCGGGGACGCATAGCTGTATTTAGCATTAAAGTACTTCGCGACGAACGGGTGTGTGTTATTGCCGAACAGCGGCCCGACTGCTCTGAGGAAGAAAGTTTCCAATGGATGTCACGCGTTTTGCAGGCGGTAGACTCTATTCACCAGGTTGGCATTTATTGCCTGGCGTTGGTTCCACCAAATCATTTGCCCAAGACTCCTCTTGGGGGTATACATTTATGTGAGGCAAGAAGAAGATTTTTGGAGGGATCCCTTCACCCAGCGAATGTGTTGATGTGCCCACATACATGCGTCACCAATCTGCCAAAGCCACGAGAATTACATCAAG ACACGGGTGTAGGACCAGCCTCCGTGATGGTTGGAAATTTAGTACAGGGTAATCGCCTGGCTGAAGCCCATGGACGGGACGTTGGATTGGCCGAAGATTGTGAGCGAAAG CCCCAACTTATAACAGGTGTTTTGCGTTGGCGAGCTAACACCTCTCCAGATCACATAATATTTACGTTGCTGAATTCTAAGG GTGCCATTGCCAAAACTCTGACGTGCTCCGAGCTACATAAACGCGCGGAGAAAATAGCTGCATTATTACAAGAGCGAGGAAGAATTGAGGCAGGCGATCATGTTG CGCTTATTTTTCCTCCGGGACTTGATTTGTTGTGCGCGTTTTATGGATGCCTATATTTGGGTGCAATACCAATTACCATACGGCCTCCACAtccacaaaatttaaatacaaccTTACCGACTGTCCGTATGATTGTTGACGTTTCAAAAAGTGGCATTGTACTCTCTATACAGCCCATTATTAAGTTACTAAAATCACGAGAGGCGGCTACCTCTATTGACCCAAAGACATGGCCACCCATATTGGACATTGATGACAACCCAAAACGCAAATATGCTGGAATAGCCACGGTCACCTTTGACTCTAGCGCCTATTTGGATTTCAGCGTGTCAACTTGCGGACGCCTTAGCGGAGTTAACATTACGCATCg ATCTCTCTCTAGTCTGTGCGCCAGTTTAAAATTGGCCTGTGAGCTATATCCTTCTCGTCATGTTGCATTGTGCTTGGATCCCTATTGTGGCCTTGGCTTTGTAATGTGGACTCTTATTGGTGTATATAGTGGCCACCATTCAATACTTATCGCACCCTACGAAGTGGAAGCAAATCCCAGTTTGTGGCTGTCAACTCTTTCTCAACATCGTGTTCGCGACACCTTCTGTTCATATGGCGTAATAGAATTATGCACTAAAGCCCTCAGCAATTCCATACCTTCCCTCAAACAACGAAACATTGACTTGCGTTGTGTACGGACCTGTGTGGTAGTTGCTGAAGAGCGCCCAAGAGTGCAGCTGACCCAGCAGTTCTGCAAGCTGTTTCAAGCGCTTGGCCTCAATACTCGCTGTGTCTCCACTTCCTTTGGATGTCGTGTAAATCCAGCGATTTGTGTCCAAGGAGCTAGTTCTGCAGAGAGCGCTCAGGTGTACGTTGATATGAGAGCACTGCGAAATAATCGAGTGGCTTTAGTGGAGCGCGGAGCTCCAAATTCGCTGTGTGTAATTGAATCGGGGAAACTCCTACCAGGAGTTAAAGTGATCATAGCAAATCCCGATACCAAAGGTCACTGTGGCGATTCGCATTTGGGTGAAATTTGG gTTCAAGCTCCTCATAATGCAAATGGATACTTTACCATTTACGGCGATGAAACTGACTACAATGATCACTTCAACGCCAAATTGGTGACTGGGGCCACATCTGAGTTATATGCACGTACTGGATATTTAGGATTCTTACGGCGAACCGAATGTTCTCAGGCAGCCTCATTACTAGATGAGACGACACCAAGTGTGGCTAGTCGCGACAGTGATACAGAATCGTTAAATTCCATAAGtcaattgcaattaaatttttcaagtgCTTCGTTGGGTGGAAACACTGAGCATAGCCTAATTAGTGGCGCAGGCAATTCCAATGACCAAGAACTACATGATGCAGTATATGTAGTAGGAGCTGTTGATGAAGTGATTTCTTTACGTGGAATGAACTATCACCCAATTGATATCGAAAATTCAGTAATGCGCTGTCACAAAAAAATAGCTGAGTG CGCCGTTTTCACCTGGACTAATTTATTAGTCGTGGTTGTTGAACTAGACGGCAATGAATCAGAAGCTTTGGATTTGGTTCCCTTGGTCACAAACACAGTATTAGAAGATCATCAGCTTATAGTTggtgttgttgtggttgttgatCCAG gtgtGGTGCCTATCAACAGTCGGGGCGAAAAGCAACGAATGCATTTACGGGATGGCTTTCTGGCCGACCAATTAGATCCCATATACGTAGCATATAACATGTAA
- the LOC128259514 gene encoding disco-interacting protein 2 isoform X3 codes for MEHPSSLPGYVREKLAELDLELSEGDITQKGYEKKRAKLLQPFLKKHEVDKVKSTPPPPYYNVKDANNSSSHGNVSSDGVIVSSEGYSYVTEVPSLSSSQQRHSKKIEFQVGKSSALQGGHVGAPGYENMRPQGGAVGDPGYQNTREPSGFQSQQSTNSSQHRQRRTQRKVTHNEKRYHSEVRQEAVQQALAALKGRPKPSLPMPSKRTSVLNRSPGCNDELDSSTDDESIPEENISPDKEYNYPRDHISNSILPPEPIIKPPIRESSIGSQPHSRLDVKQNQMPNPKYTSSNSAPDRRPPQNLPPLPTSDTSSTDSPPIAYKRENDLSDKAFKQKQFNAPDITQFNNAHRAADRVTRYVNVSQNELNEADANGKWKVSAKIQQLLNTLKRPKRRPLPEFYEDNDIELEIAANTKDPNAPKPEGSTMTPVQGEQLSIPAGLPRTLECALQRYGTNSFKSPMATVLDPNGKITTTLTYGKLLSRAQKVAYALSTKIFSKGPEQVTLKAGDRVALVYPNNDPLSFITAWYGCMFRGLVPLPIELPLSSSDTPPQQVGFLLSSCGITVALTSEACLKGLPKSTTTGEIAKLKGWPRLQWFVTEHLPKPPKEFNVGNLRVDDSAAAYIEYTTDKEGSVMGVTVTRAAMINHCRALTMACHYTEGETIVCVLDFKREVGLWHSVLTSVLNGMHVIFIPYALMKLRPSSWMQLITKHRASCCLVKSRDLHWGLLATKDHKDISLSSLRMLLVADGANPWSLSSCDQFLSVFQAKGLRSDAICPCASSSEVFTVSLRRPGRGSCGFSPSATGRGVLSMAALSHGVVRVDSEDSLTSLTLQDCGQVMPAAQMVVVRSEGVPVLCKTDQVGEICVTSGSTSASYFGLDGMTNSTFKVQPLLEEFEQLKDGNGTVNVISKQIGEEFYVRSGLLGFLGPGGLVFVCGSRDGLMTVTGRKHNADDIIATVLAVEPMRFIYRGRIAVFSIKVLRDERVCVIAEQRPDCSEEESFQWMSRVLQAVDSIHQVGIYCLALVPPNHLPKTPLGGIHLCEARRRFLEGSLHPANVLMCPHTCVTNLPKPRELHQDTGVGPASVMVGNLVQGNRLAEAHGRDVGLAEDCERKPQLITGVLRWRANTSPDHIIFTLLNSKGAIAKTLTCSELHKRAEKIAALLQERGRIEAGDHVALIFPPGLDLLCAFYGCLYLGAIPITIRPPHPQNLNTTLPTVRMIVDVSKSGIVLSIQPIIKLLKSREAATSIDPKTWPPILDIDDNPKRKYAGIATVTFDSSAYLDFSVSTCGRLSGVNITHRSLSSLCASLKLACELYPSRHVALCLDPYCGLGFVMWTLIGVYSGHHSILIAPYEVEANPSLWLSTLSQHRVRDTFCSYGVIELCTKALSNSIPSLKQRNIDLRCVRTCVVVAEERPRVQLTQQFCKLFQALGLNTRCVSTSFGCRVNPAICVQGASSAESAQVYVDMRALRNNRVALVERGAPNSLCVIESGKLLPGVKVIIANPDTKGHCGDSHLGEIWVQAPHNANGYFTIYGDETDYNDHFNAKLVTGATSELYARTGYLGFLRRTECSQAASLLDETTPSVASRDSDTESLNSISQLQLNFSSASLGGNTEHSLISGAGNSNDQELHDAVYVVGAVDEVISLRGMNYHPIDIENSVMRCHKKIAECAVFTWTNLLVVVVELDGNESEALDLVPLVTNTVLEDHQLIVGVVVVVDPGVVPINSRGEKQRMHLRDGFLADQLDPIYVAYNM; via the exons ATGGAGCACCCTTCCTCGTTGCCTGGTTATGTCCGCGAAAAGCTCGCTGAACTGGACTTGGAACTCTCTGAAG GTGACATTACTCAGAAGGGctacgaaaaaaaaagggcaaaGTTGTTGCAGCCATTCCTGAAAAAGCATGAAG TCGACAAGGTGAAGAGTACACCGCCACCGCCATACTACAATGTCAAAGAtgccaacaacagcagcagccacgGTAACGTCAGTAGTGACGGCGTCATAGTGTCCAGCGAAGGCTACAGCTATGTCACCGAAGTGCCCTCATTGTCCTCCTCGCAGCAAAGACATTCCAAAAAGATCGAATTCCAAGTTGGAAAGTCGTCGGCGCTGCAAGGTGGACATGTTGGGGCTCCCGGCTACGAAAATATGCGACCACAGGGTGGAGCAGTCGGCGATCCCGGATATCAGAATACTCGCGAGCCTAGTGGCTTTCAGAGTCAGCAGTCTACAAATAGTAGTCAGCATCGTCAACGACGCACACAGCGCAAAGTAACGCACAATGAGAAACGCTATCATTCTG AAGTACGACAAGAGGCTGTGCAGCAGGCCCTAGCAGCTCTTAAAGGTCGACCAAAGCCCAGCCTTCCGATGCCGTCGAAGCGCACATCTGTCCTGAACCGAAGCCCTGGATGCAATGATGAGCTGGACTCATCGACAGATGACGAATCCATTCCCGAGGAGAACATTTCCCCCGACAAGGAGTACAACTACCCGCGGGATCATATAAGCAACAGCATTCTGCCACCCGAACCAATAATAAAACCTCCAATTCGTGAATCATCGATAGGCTCACAGCCGCATTCGAGACTGGACGTAAAACAGAACCAAATGCCAAATCCGAAGTATACTTCATCGAATAGCGCTCCAGATAGGCGACCACCACAAAATTTGCCTCCCCTT CCAACATCAGACACTTCAAGCACGGACTCGCCGCCCATTGCATACAAGAGAGAGAATGACCTTTCTGACAAAGCGTTCAAGCAAAAGCAGT TCAACGCTCCTGACATCACACAATTTAATAATGCTCATCGTGCTGCGGACAGAGTTACACGATATGTTAACGTATCTCAGAATGAATTAAACGAGGCAGATGCCAATGGCAAGTGGAAAGTGTCTGCCAAAATACAGCAACTGCTAAACACTCTTAAAAGACCAAAGCGCCGACCATTGCCAGAGTTCTATGAAGACAATGACATTGAGCTAGAGATTGCTGCCAACACAAAGGATCCCAATGCACCGAAACCGGAGGGCAGCACCATGACTCCCGTGCAGGGTGAGCAACTGTCGATACCAGCAGGACTTCCACGGACGCTGGAGTGCGCACTCCAACGATATGGCActaattcttttaaaagtCCCATGGCTACGGTCCTTGATCCCAATGGAAAAATAACAACTACCTTAACGTATGGGAAACTACTGTCGCGCGCACAAAAGGTTGCGTATGCTTTGtccacaaaaatatttagcaaGGGTCCTGAACAAGTAACCCTTAAGGCCGGTGATCGTGTTGCCTTGGTTTATCCCAATAACGACCCATTAAG TTTTATTACAGCCTGGTATGGTTGTATGTTTCGGGGCTTAGTGCCTCTTCCAATAGAGTTGCCGCTTTCAAGCTCGGATACACCTCCGCAGCAAGTGGGATTTTTGTTAAGTTCTTGTGGCATAACTGTGGCACTAACCTCAGAGGCCTGCTTAAAAGGTCTTCCAAAATCAACCACTACGGGGGAAATAGCTAAGTTAAAGGGATGGCCACGTTTGCAGTGGTTTGTAACTGAGCATTTGCCCAAACCGCCAAAGGAATTTAATGTGGGCAACTTACGGGTCGATGATTCCGCCGCAGCTTACATAGAATACACGACTGATAAGGAAGGCAGTGTTATGG GTGTCACCGTAACCCGCGCTGCAATGATCAATCATTGCCGTGCTCTGACTATGGCCTGCCATTACACCGAGGGCGAAACAATTGTTTGTGTCTTGGATTTCAAGCGTGAAGTTGGATTATGGCATTCAGTTTTAACTTCAGTTCTAAATGGTATGCATGTCATTTTCATACCCTATGCTCTGATGAAGCTGCGACCATCCAGCTGGATGcaattaataacaaaacacCGGGCTTCTTGCTGCTTGGTGAAGAGTCGTGATCTACACTGGGGCCTATTAGCTACTAAAGATCATAAAGATATCTCGCTCTCTTCCCTTCGTATGTTGCTAGTAGCCGATGGCGCCAACCCCTGGTCACTTTCTTCGTGTGACCAGTTTTTGAGCGTTTTTCAAGCAAAAGGTTTACGCTCAGATGCGATTTGCCCGTGTGCTAGCAGTTCCGAAGTATTTACTGTTTCCCTTCGCCGTCCTGGACGAGGATCCTGTGGATTTAGTCCATCAGCTACAGGACGTGGTGTACTTTCCATGGCAGCACTTTCACACGGAGTGGTGAGGGTGGATAGCGAGGACTCATTAACTTCACTGACTTTGCAGGACTGTGGACAAGTCATGCCAGCAGCACAAATGGTAGTCGTAAGATCGGAAGGAGTCCCAGTGCTATGCAAAACCGATCAAGTTGGAGAAATTTGCGTTACTAGTGGTTCCACGAGCGCTAGCTACTTCGGTCTCGATGGAATGACAAATTCTACTTTTAAAGTTCAACCTCTATTGGAAGAATTCGAACAACTAAAAGATGGAAATGGCACGGTAAATGTAATTTCCAAACAAATTGGCGAAGAGTTTTACGTAAGATCGGGTCTTCTGGGCTTTCTTGGTCCTGGGGGCCTGGTATTCGTCTGCGGATCCCGCGATGGTCTTATGACGGTAACTGGTCGAAAACACAATGCAGATGACATAATTGCCACAGTATTAGCAGTGGAACCAATGCGTTTTATTTACCGGGGACGCATAGCTGTATTTAGCATTAAAGTACTTCGCGACGAACGGGTGTGTGTTATTGCCGAACAGCGGCCCGACTGCTCTGAGGAAGAAAGTTTCCAATGGATGTCACGCGTTTTGCAGGCGGTAGACTCTATTCACCAGGTTGGCATTTATTGCCTGGCGTTGGTTCCACCAAATCATTTGCCCAAGACTCCTCTTGGGGGTATACATTTATGTGAGGCAAGAAGAAGATTTTTGGAGGGATCCCTTCACCCAGCGAATGTGTTGATGTGCCCACATACATGCGTCACCAATCTGCCAAAGCCACGAGAATTACATCAAG ACACGGGTGTAGGACCAGCCTCCGTGATGGTTGGAAATTTAGTACAGGGTAATCGCCTGGCTGAAGCCCATGGACGGGACGTTGGATTGGCCGAAGATTGTGAGCGAAAG CCCCAACTTATAACAGGTGTTTTGCGTTGGCGAGCTAACACCTCTCCAGATCACATAATATTTACGTTGCTGAATTCTAAGG GTGCCATTGCCAAAACTCTGACGTGCTCCGAGCTACATAAACGCGCGGAGAAAATAGCTGCATTATTACAAGAGCGAGGAAGAATTGAGGCAGGCGATCATGTTG CGCTTATTTTTCCTCCGGGACTTGATTTGTTGTGCGCGTTTTATGGATGCCTATATTTGGGTGCAATACCAATTACCATACGGCCTCCACAtccacaaaatttaaatacaaccTTACCGACTGTCCGTATGATTGTTGACGTTTCAAAAAGTGGCATTGTACTCTCTATACAGCCCATTATTAAGTTACTAAAATCACGAGAGGCGGCTACCTCTATTGACCCAAAGACATGGCCACCCATATTGGACATTGATGACAACCCAAAACGCAAATATGCTGGAATAGCCACGGTCACCTTTGACTCTAGCGCCTATTTGGATTTCAGCGTGTCAACTTGCGGACGCCTTAGCGGAGTTAACATTACGCATCg ATCTCTCTCTAGTCTGTGCGCCAGTTTAAAATTGGCCTGTGAGCTATATCCTTCTCGTCATGTTGCATTGTGCTTGGATCCCTATTGTGGCCTTGGCTTTGTAATGTGGACTCTTATTGGTGTATATAGTGGCCACCATTCAATACTTATCGCACCCTACGAAGTGGAAGCAAATCCCAGTTTGTGGCTGTCAACTCTTTCTCAACATCGTGTTCGCGACACCTTCTGTTCATATGGCGTAATAGAATTATGCACTAAAGCCCTCAGCAATTCCATACCTTCCCTCAAACAACGAAACATTGACTTGCGTTGTGTACGGACCTGTGTGGTAGTTGCTGAAGAGCGCCCAAGAGTGCAGCTGACCCAGCAGTTCTGCAAGCTGTTTCAAGCGCTTGGCCTCAATACTCGCTGTGTCTCCACTTCCTTTGGATGTCGTGTAAATCCAGCGATTTGTGTCCAAGGAGCTAGTTCTGCAGAGAGCGCTCAGGTGTACGTTGATATGAGAGCACTGCGAAATAATCGAGTGGCTTTAGTGGAGCGCGGAGCTCCAAATTCGCTGTGTGTAATTGAATCGGGGAAACTCCTACCAGGAGTTAAAGTGATCATAGCAAATCCCGATACCAAAGGTCACTGTGGCGATTCGCATTTGGGTGAAATTTGG gTTCAAGCTCCTCATAATGCAAATGGATACTTTACCATTTACGGCGATGAAACTGACTACAATGATCACTTCAACGCCAAATTGGTGACTGGGGCCACATCTGAGTTATATGCACGTACTGGATATTTAGGATTCTTACGGCGAACCGAATGTTCTCAGGCAGCCTCATTACTAGATGAGACGACACCAAGTGTGGCTAGTCGCGACAGTGATACAGAATCGTTAAATTCCATAAGtcaattgcaattaaatttttcaagtgCTTCGTTGGGTGGAAACACTGAGCATAGCCTAATTAGTGGCGCAGGCAATTCCAATGACCAAGAACTACATGATGCAGTATATGTAGTAGGAGCTGTTGATGAAGTGATTTCTTTACGTGGAATGAACTATCACCCAATTGATATCGAAAATTCAGTAATGCGCTGTCACAAAAAAATAGCTGAGTG CGCCGTTTTCACCTGGACTAATTTATTAGTCGTGGTTGTTGAACTAGACGGCAATGAATCAGAAGCTTTGGATTTGGTTCCCTTGGTCACAAACACAGTATTAGAAGATCATCAGCTTATAGTTggtgttgttgtggttgttgatCCAG gtgtGGTGCCTATCAACAGTCGGGGCGAAAAGCAACGAATGCATTTACGGGATGGCTTTCTGGCCGACCAATTAGATCCCATATACGTAGCATATAACATGTAA